A window of Hymenobacter siberiensis genomic DNA:
GGTACTGTGATAAATAGGAAGAAACAGAAGTCATAAACAACCAGGGAAGAGGCAAAAGAAAAGCCGCACGCTTCCGGCGGGAAGCGGCGGCACCAGGGTTTCGGGCCAGTCCTCAGGGTGGGGTGAGCTTGAAAATAGCGGGGATAAAGGAGGGCATATCTGCCTGCAAAGGTAAGGCCGCCGGACGCAGCGGGTGGCACTGCCGCAAAATTTGCGGCGCAAAACCGGCCCCGGAACCGCAGGCTGGCAGCGTGTTGCAGCGGTTTGCCAAGCAATGAACGGGCCGGACAGTAGCGGCTCGCTTCGCCCCCCTACCCTATTGCCCGCTGCACCCAGGGCTTCAGCCCAGGCACGCGGGCCAGGCGCACGGCCGCGTTCACCAGCCACGCCTTGTTGCTGAGGAAGCGCATGAGGCGGTAGCTTTTGGCCAGCTTCCGCCCGATTTGGTGGGCCACCCGCGCATCGTATTCCCGCATGAATTCGGCGCTGAAATCCTGCTTCGTAAAGCAGGCCGCTGCCTGCGTTCCGGCCAATATTCCGCTCTGAATGGCCGTGTCGATGCCGTGGCCCTGCAAGGGGTCGATGAGCGAAGCCGCATCGCCGCACAGCATAAACCGGCGGCCGCTGATGTTGCGCACCCGCCCGCCACCCAGCGGCAGGCCAAAGCCCACGATAGGCCCCAGCGCCCGCGCCTGGGCGAAGCGCCCGGCCAGCTCGGGGTGCGTGGCCAGCACCCGCGTGAGCGTTTCCTTGAGGTCGACTTTGTGCTGCGAAACGATTTCGGCCAGCATGCCCAGGCCCACGTTGTAGCGCCCCCCGCCCACAGGAAACAACCACACGTAGCCAGCCAGGTAGTCGCTGCTGAGGAAAAACTCGGTGGTGCCGCTGCTGGCCCCGGCCACGTTTTCGTAGTAGGCCCGCACGCCGGCGCAGTGGTGGGCGCGGTCGAGCGGCGCGGGCAGCAGCTTGCGGCCCACGGCCGAGTTAGCCCCATCGCAGCCGATGACTAGCTGCGCGGTAATTTCGCGGCCCTCGGTGGTCGTCAAGCGGGCATGGTCGGGCTCGATTTGCAGGGTTTTGAGGCCGGTGTTTTCGAGAATTTCGGTGGCTGAATGCTGGCGCACCAGCGCCAGCAGCGCCGCGTCGAACGTTTCGCGGGGGCTGTTGAAGCTGGGCAGCGTCCATTGCAGCGTGAGGCTGGTGCCGCTGGGAGCCACGAGGCGGGAGTCGCGCACGTCGTCGCGCGGCTGCAGCTGCCAAAGCGCCTCCACAAACGCCGGGTCGAGCTGGCGCAGGGCTTTGAAGGCCTGGCCGGGGATGGCATCGCCGCACACTTTATCGCGCGGGAACCGGGCCTTGTCCAACAGGGCCACGCGCAGGCCGCGGTGGCGCAGGGCCAGCGCGCAGGCCGCGCCGGCCGGCCCGGCACCAACGATGGCCACGTCGTAATCAAAGAGGGAAGAAACAGGCACGAGCCCAAAGGTAGTAGCCGCGCCCGGGCAGTGGGCCGAAGCGCGGGTGGCCCGGCCACATTTTCGGCGGCTTTGCGTACATTCAGCTACACTTCATTTCCTGGCCTTGACTGCTTCTACCGAACATCCTGCTCCCGGCCGATGACGCGGCCCACCTCCAGGCCCTGCCGCTACCAGCTGCTGGACGCGCACCGCGAACCAATTTTCGACGACGTGGTAGCCGCCACGGCCCAGCTCTTCGGCGTTCCCAACGCCATGCTCTCCATCGTGGCGAAAGACCAGGTGCTGGTGAAAGCGCCCTACAACCTGCCCGTGCCCATCGAGCGCATCCCCCGCGAGCAAAGCCTGTACTCGGCCACCATTCTGCAACACGACACGGCCGTGTTCGAAGACCTCAACCAAAAGAGTGCGCCGGGCGTCGACATTTCCCTGCTTCAGCAGCTGGGCCTGAGCTTTTATGCCGGCCACAAACTGCGCACGCCCGACGGCTACAACCTCGGCTCACTGTGCGTGTACAATGGCCCGCCCCAGCAGTTTGCACCTATCGAGCGGGCCACCCTGGCCATCCTGGTGATGCGCCTGCTGGAGTTGCGCCGCACCCTGGACGCGCACGCCGACCGCACCGCCGTGCTCTGGGACCCCGTGTACCGCGCCATTGGCGGGCAGTTGGGCCGCCTTAGCGCCCTGGCCGAGCGCACCACGCCCCCCGGCGGCCCCGCCCAGCTCACCGAGCCCGTGGTGGCCGAAGTGCAGGGCATCGCCGATGTGGTTGACCAGTTTGTGACCGCCGCGCTCAAGCGGGTGTAGCCCTTGAGCGCGGGGACGGTGTACTTTTGCCCCGTTTCCGTGTTTGCATCATTATGGTTGAAGAAATAAAGGTAAAAACGCTGGCCCTGCTCGGCGCAACGGGTTCTATTGGCACGCAGGCGCTGGAAGTGGTGCGGCAGCAGCCGGGCCGGTTCCGGGTGGCGGTGCTGAGCGCGCAACGACAATGGGAGCTGCTGGCCCGGCAGGCCCGCGAGTTTCGGCCCGCCGCTGTGGTTATCGGTGATGAAAGCCTGTATCACAACCTGAAAGAGGCCCTGGCCGACCAGCCCGAAACCGAAGTCCTGGCCGGCACCGCCGCCCTGGCCGAAGTGGTAACGCGCCCCGAAATCGACATCGTGCTCACCGCCCTCATGGGCTACGCCGGGCTGCTGCCCACGGTGGCCGCCATCCGGGCGGGCAAGGATATTGCCCTCGCCAACAAGGAAACGCTGGTAGTGGCCGGCGAACTGATTACCAGTCTCATCAAGCAGCACAACGTGCGCCTGTTGCCCGTCGATTCCGAGCATTCGGCCATTTTCCAGTGCCTGGTGGGCGAGGAAGCCAATCCCATCGAGAAAATCATCCTCACAGCCTCGGGCGGGCCCTTCCGGGGCCGCACCGCCCAGCAGATGGAGGCCGTGACCAAGGCCCAGGCCCTGAAACACCCCAACTGGGACATGGGGGCCAAAATCACCATCGACTCGGCCTCGCTCATGAACAAGGGCCTCGAAGTCATTGAAGCCAAGTGGCTGTTTGGCCTTAGCAATGAGCAGATTGACGTGGTGGTGCACCCCCAAAGCATCGTGCACTCGCTGGTGCAGTTCGAGGATGGCTCGCTGAAAGCCCAGCTGGGCCTACCCGATATGAAGCTGCCCATCCAGTACGCGCTGGGCTACCCGCAGCGGTTGGCAAACACATTCCCGCGCTTCTCCTTCCTCGACTATCCCACGCTCACCTTCGAAGCGCCCGACCGGGCCGCGTTTCCCAACTTAGAGCTGGCTTTCGGGGCCATGCGGCGCGGCGGCAACGCGCCCTGCATCCTCAACGCGGCCAACGAAGTGGCCGTGGCCGCATTTTTGCGGGAGCAGGTCGGCTTCCGCCAGATGTCAGACCTCGTGGCCGAGTGCCTGGCGCGGGTATCGTACCTTGCAGAGCCAATATTAGCTGACCTGGTGGCGACTGACGCGGAAACGCGGCGGCTGGCCGAAACCCTGGTCTAACGTCACCGGCCAGAACGTCATGCAGAGCGAAGCGAAGCATCTTGCCCGCTTCGTTGAAACGCTTTGATTAGTTGTGGCGGGCAAGATGCTTCGCTGCGCTCTGCATGACGTACTTAATTCTTTCTCAACTTCTCCTTATCTAGTTCGTTTCCCTTGGCTATCCTCACCATGATTGGCCAGCTTGTGCTGGCCCTTTCTATCCTCGTTGGCTTGCACGAATTCGGCCATTTCGCCTTCGCCAAGCTCTTTAAAATCCGGGTCGATAAGTTCTACATCTTCTTCGACTTCCTGTTTCCGATGCCCAACGTGGCCAACTTCGCGCTGGTCAAAAAGAAGATTGGCGAGACGGAGTACGGCATTGGCTGGTTCCCGCTGGGCGGCTACGTGCAGATTCACGGCATGATTGACGAGACGCAGGACGCCTCGGCCCTGGCTGGCCCGCCGCAGCCCGACGAGTTCCGGGGCAAGCCCGCCTGGCAGCGCCTGCTGGTGATGCTCGGCGGCATCATCATGAACGTGATTCTGGGTATCATCATCTTCACGGCCATGACGGCGCACTACGGCGACACGTTCCTGCCGGCTTCGGAGGCCCGCTACGGCATCCTGCCCAACGGCCTGGGCCGCGAAATCGGCTTCCGCACCGGCGATAAAATCGTAAAAATCAACGGCCGGCCGTTTGATGAGTTCGACGATGTGTACAAGCCCGAGGTGATTATGGGCGACAACTCCTACTACACCGTGGAGCGCAACGGCCAGCTGGCCGACATCAAAATCCCAAAAAACTTCCTCGATAAATTCGGCAAGCAAAGTGCCGACAGCCTGCTGGTGCGCCCCCGCGAAACTTTCGCCGTGGACCGCGTGACGCCCGGCGGCAACGCCGCCAAAGCCGGCCTGCAGGTGGGCGACGTGATTACGAATGTGGCCGGCCAGCCGGTGCAGTTTTTCGACGAGCTGCAAGCCACCCTGCTGGCCAATAAGGACAAAACCGTGCCCGTGCTGGTGGAGCGCGGCGGCCAGCCCCTCACGCTCAACATTCCGGTCACTAGCTCGGGCCGCATCGGTTTCGAGCGCAAATCGACCCTGCAGCTCGGCACCCGCCAGTACACGCTGGCCGAGTCCATTCCGCAGGGCGTGAGCAAGGCCTTCGGGGTAATTGGCTTGCAGGCCCGCGCCTTCGGCAAGATTTTCAAGGGCGAGGCTTCGGCCTCGGAAAGCCTGGGCGGACCGGTGGAGATTGCGCAGCAGTTCGGCGGCATCTGGGACTGGCAGCACTTCTGGGGCCTGGCCGGCGGCCTGAGCATGGTGCTGGCTTTCATGAACCTGCTGCCCATTCCGGCCCTCGATGGCGGCCACGTCGTGTTCCTGCTCTACGAGATGATTCTGCGCCGCAAGCCGTCGGACAAGTTTCTGGAAGGTGCCCAGCGCGTGGGCACGGTGATGATTCTGGCCCTGATGGCGTATGTGATTGTGTTTAAGCAGGTGATGAAGCTGTTTCACTAGAGCGGTTTCCAATTTAGTGTACAGAATCTGATGCACCTTGCGTTATGAAAGCATATTCGATTGATTTGCGGGAACGGGTAGCGGCGGCATGTGCCGCACCGCAGGCCCGGATTTATCAGGTGGCGGCGCAATTTAGCGTCTCCATCTCCTTCGTGGACAAGCTTTTGCGCCGGCAGCGCACGAGCGGTTCGCTGGCGGCCCTGCCCGCGAACGGCGGCCCACTGCCGCGCCTGGACCCGGCTGGCCAGGACCTATTGCGGGCCTGTCTGGTGGCGCAGCCCGACGCGACCCTGGCCGAACTGGCCACGGCCCTGCTCGCCGCCGACGGTCCGGCCCTGAGCCGCACGAGTACGTGGCGGGCGGTGGAGCGCCTGGGATGGGGGCGCAAAAAAAAAGCGTCCACGCCGCCGAGCGTGACACCGAACGCGTCGTAGCCATGCGCCGCTTATTTTTGGAAGCCATTCAGGAAGAAGATGTGCGCCGTTTCGTGTTCGTGGACGAGACGAGCACCAACCTCACCTACTGCCGCCGTTACGGCCGGGCCCCGGCCGGCCAGCGCCTGGACCAGGCCGTGCCGTTGCACGGCGGCCCGAACGTGACGCTCATCGCCGCCCTGACCCCGGACGGGCTCGGAGCCTTGTTGAGCGTTAACGGGGCCGTTAATGGCGACGTGTTTGCCGCCTACCTCGACCAGGTGCTCGGCCCCAACCTGCGGCCGGGCGACGTAGTAGTGCTCGATAATCTGTCGGTACACAAGGTGGAAGGCTTGGACGAAATCGTGAAAAAGTACGGGGCTCGGCTGCGCTACCTGCCGCCCTATTCGCCGGATTTCAATCCCATTGAACTCGCTTTTAGCAAACTCAAGACCTGGTTGCGCACCGCGAAAGCCCGCACCCGCGACTTGCTGGAGGAAGCCATCCGGACCGCCGCCGACTGGATAACCGAACAGGATGCCAAGAACTGGTTTGACCATTGCGGATATCATGTACAGTGATTTGGAAACCGCTGTAAGCGGAACCGAACCACCACAGAAGAACGTCATGCTGAGCGGAGCCGAAGCATCTCGCGTGTGGTAGTAATCCCCTCGTCCAACGATTGAATTACTATGGCACGCGAGATGCTTCGGCTCCGCTCAGCATGACGTTCTTTTTTCGTTTGCATTCGCCCCAAACCAACGCTTTCCCATGCGCCTGCTCCCCTTTGTTGCCGCCTTACTGCTGCTGTTTCCGCTGGCCGGGGCCGCGCCGGCGTTCCACGCCTACCACTCCACCATCACGGAGCTGCGCTACAACGCGGCCAAAAAGCAGCTGGAAATTTCGGTTAAAGTCTTCGTCGATGACTTCGAGAAGGCGCTTTCGCAGGGCCAGCCCACGCGCGTGAACCTCACCGATGCCGGGCCGCGCCCGCTGGTGCTGGCCACGGCCTACTTCCAGCGCACCCTGCAGGTGAGCGTGGTGACGGGCAAGCCGCTGCTGCTGCAAGTGCTGGGCATGCAGGCCGAAAACGACGGCTGCTGGTTCTATTGCAAAGTGCCGCTGCCCGGCCCGGTCACGGCCGTGAAGCTGCGCCAGGCCGTGCTGCTCGACACCTTTGCCGACCAGATGAACATCGTGAACATCGAGGCCAACGGCAAGAAGCAAAGTGCGCTGTTCCGCGCCGGCCACGAGGAGGAGACCCTGGCGTGGTAGCGTAGCGTGGCCTTTTAGTCCGCGTCCCCGCACCTTTGGGCGTTTACGAAACTCATCCTTTTCGTGCATTTCGTAAACGTTGATTCGTAGACGGATTTCTTAAACTCACCCCGCGCTGTAAGGGCCATCTGACTATCAGGCGCCGGGCTAGTTCCTACCGTTCATTGAAAGGAGCGTTACAAGCGCACTCTTGAAATCACACTGAGTTCGCTCCCCCGCGTGGGGTTGCACTTTGCCGGGTGATGTATACATACATTTACTTGTTAGCGGCCCCGACTGTGGATTTCAAGCCCCGCCCCCTACGAGACCAACCAACCTGCAACTCGCGCCGATTCTCTACCATTTACGGTTGTTCCAATTACTTTTCGCATGAAATCCATTTCCTTTTTCTGGTGCGGGCTGTTGCTGCTGGCTCTGATTACCACTGGCCGCCAGACAGCCCGAGCCCAGATTGTGCCCACGGGCGCAGCTAGCACCGTGCCCACAGGTACCAGCCCTTATAGCGTGGCCGTAAGCGGCCCCGTAGCCTATGTAGTGAGCGGAAGTACTAGCAGCGGTAGTGGTAGCGGCAGCCTGCAAGTCTTTAACGTGACCAATCCCAGCGCCCCGGTCCTGCTCGGCGCCGTGGCCACGGGAACCGGTCCCTTCGACGTGGCCGTGAGCGGCAGTACGGCCTACGTGGTAAACTACGTCGCCAACACCTTGCAAATCTTCAATGTGGCCAGTCCCAGCGCCCCGGCCTTGCTGGGTACCGCGGCCACGGGCAGCTTTCCCAGAGCCGTGGCCGTGAGCGGCTCCACGGCCTACGTAGTGTACGGCAGTACCAGTGGTGGTAGCGGCACCTTGCAAGTCTTCAATGTGGCCAATCCCAGCGCCCCGGTCCTGCTCGGCGCCGTGGCCACGGGCAACTTTCCCCTCGACGTAGTCGTGAGTGGACCCATGGCCTACGTAGTGAATAGCGGTAGCGGCAGCCTGCAAGTCTTTAACGTGGCCAATCCCAGCGCCCCGGTCCTGCTCGGCACCGCGGCTACGGGCATCTTCCCTTATAGCGTGGCCGTGAGCGGCAGTACGGCCTACGTGGTAAACTACGTCGCCAACACCTTGCAAATCTTCAATGTGGCCAGTCCCAGCGCCCCGGCCTTGCTGGGCACCGCGGCCACGGGTAACTTTCCCGTCGACGTGGCCGTGAGCGGCTCCACGGCCTATGTAGTAAATTCTACCGACAACACCTTGCAAGTCTTTAACGTGGCCAATCCCAGCGCCCCGGTTCTGCTCGGCGCCGTGGCCACGGGAGCCGGTCCCGGAACCGTGATAGTAAGCGGCCCCGCGGCCTACGTGGCAAATCGAGTCAGCAACACTTTGCAAATCTTCAATGTGGCCCCTATCACAGCCACCAATTCAGTCGTCCTCTGGCAGCAAGTACAGGTATTCCCAACCCCCGCCAGCAACTCGGTTTCGGTGACTCTGCCAGCCCGCATGCGCGGCACTGCCATACCGGTTGTGCTAATGAACGCGCTCAGCCAGACGGTGCGGCGGGAAACGTTGCCCGCTGTTGGCGAAATACGCACCTTACTCTTGGCCGGGGTCGCGCCGGGCGTGTACATGCTGCAACTGCAAACCAACGAAGGCAATGTCAGCAAGCGCGTGGTCATCGAATAGATAAGCCCACCTTGCTCTTGGCCTACAGGAACTTGCGCCCGAACACAGCAAGTTTTCTTTTACTGCTTTTGGCCCGCACACTAAAATTTAGGTGAAATGGGCGGCCTCCTTTCCGGCCGGAAGGCCCGCTGTCGGTACGTGTGCTAGGCGTTCACTTAAACGGTGATTTAAATGAGCCGAAAAGGCCCTTTCACATGTTACAAACGGTCGTATCCAGCAAGTAAAATCACTATCTCAGCAGCCACTCTCCGTGTCTTAGCACGCTGTATTTCCACTTTCTGAGAGGACGCCTACAAGCTCACGCTACTTCGCTATCGCCCCGCGCAAAAACTGGCAGAATGGCACCATCGCCGCAAAAACCTCCGC
This region includes:
- a CDS encoding NAD(P)/FAD-dependent oxidoreductase, with translation MPVSSLFDYDVAIVGAGPAGAACALALRHRGLRVALLDKARFPRDKVCGDAIPGQAFKALRQLDPAFVEALWQLQPRDDVRDSRLVAPSGTSLTLQWTLPSFNSPRETFDAALLALVRQHSATEILENTGLKTLQIEPDHARLTTTEGREITAQLVIGCDGANSAVGRKLLPAPLDRAHHCAGVRAYYENVAGASSGTTEFFLSSDYLAGYVWLFPVGGGRYNVGLGMLAEIVSQHKVDLKETLTRVLATHPELAGRFAQARALGPIVGFGLPLGGGRVRNISGRRFMLCGDAASLIDPLQGHGIDTAIQSGILAGTQAAACFTKQDFSAEFMREYDARVAHQIGRKLAKSYRLMRFLSNKAWLVNAAVRLARVPGLKPWVQRAIG
- a CDS encoding COG3415 family protein, translated to MKAYSIDLRERVAAACAAPQARIYQVAAQFSVSISFVDKLLRRQRTSGSLAALPANGGPLPRLDPAGQDLLRACLVAQPDATLAELATALLAADGPALSRTSTWRAVERLGWGRKKKASTPPSVTPNAS
- the rseP gene encoding RIP metalloprotease RseP, which gives rise to MAILTMIGQLVLALSILVGLHEFGHFAFAKLFKIRVDKFYIFFDFLFPMPNVANFALVKKKIGETEYGIGWFPLGGYVQIHGMIDETQDASALAGPPQPDEFRGKPAWQRLLVMLGGIIMNVILGIIIFTAMTAHYGDTFLPASEARYGILPNGLGREIGFRTGDKIVKINGRPFDEFDDVYKPEVIMGDNSYYTVERNGQLADIKIPKNFLDKFGKQSADSLLVRPRETFAVDRVTPGGNAAKAGLQVGDVITNVAGQPVQFFDELQATLLANKDKTVPVLVERGGQPLTLNIPVTSSGRIGFERKSTLQLGTRQYTLAESIPQGVSKAFGVIGLQARAFGKIFKGEASASESLGGPVEIAQQFGGIWDWQHFWGLAGGLSMVLAFMNLLPIPALDGGHVVFLLYEMILRRKPSDKFLEGAQRVGTVMILALMAYVIVFKQVMKLFH
- a CDS encoding GAF domain-containing protein, with product MTRPTSRPCRYQLLDAHREPIFDDVVAATAQLFGVPNAMLSIVAKDQVLVKAPYNLPVPIERIPREQSLYSATILQHDTAVFEDLNQKSAPGVDISLLQQLGLSFYAGHKLRTPDGYNLGSLCVYNGPPQQFAPIERATLAILVMRLLELRRTLDAHADRTAVLWDPVYRAIGGQLGRLSALAERTTPPGGPAQLTEPVVAEVQGIADVVDQFVTAALKRV
- a CDS encoding 1-deoxy-D-xylulose-5-phosphate reductoisomerase is translated as MVEEIKVKTLALLGATGSIGTQALEVVRQQPGRFRVAVLSAQRQWELLARQAREFRPAAVVIGDESLYHNLKEALADQPETEVLAGTAALAEVVTRPEIDIVLTALMGYAGLLPTVAAIRAGKDIALANKETLVVAGELITSLIKQHNVRLLPVDSEHSAIFQCLVGEEANPIEKIILTASGGPFRGRTAQQMEAVTKAQALKHPNWDMGAKITIDSASLMNKGLEVIEAKWLFGLSNEQIDVVVHPQSIVHSLVQFEDGSLKAQLGLPDMKLPIQYALGYPQRLANTFPRFSFLDYPTLTFEAPDRAAFPNLELAFGAMRRGGNAPCILNAANEVAVAAFLREQVGFRQMSDLVAECLARVSYLAEPILADLVATDAETRRLAETLV
- a CDS encoding T9SS type A sorting domain-containing protein, which gives rise to MKSISFFWCGLLLLALITTGRQTARAQIVPTGAASTVPTGTSPYSVAVSGPVAYVVSGSTSSGSGSGSLQVFNVTNPSAPVLLGAVATGTGPFDVAVSGSTAYVVNYVANTLQIFNVASPSAPALLGTAATGSFPRAVAVSGSTAYVVYGSTSGGSGTLQVFNVANPSAPVLLGAVATGNFPLDVVVSGPMAYVVNSGSGSLQVFNVANPSAPVLLGTAATGIFPYSVAVSGSTAYVVNYVANTLQIFNVASPSAPALLGTAATGNFPVDVAVSGSTAYVVNSTDNTLQVFNVANPSAPVLLGAVATGAGPGTVIVSGPAAYVANRVSNTLQIFNVAPITATNSVVLWQQVQVFPTPASNSVSVTLPARMRGTAIPVVLMNALSQTVRRETLPAVGEIRTLLLAGVAPGVYMLQLQTNEGNVSKRVVIE
- a CDS encoding DUF6702 family protein; translation: MRLLPFVAALLLLFPLAGAAPAFHAYHSTITELRYNAAKKQLEISVKVFVDDFEKALSQGQPTRVNLTDAGPRPLVLATAYFQRTLQVSVVTGKPLLLQVLGMQAENDGCWFYCKVPLPGPVTAVKLRQAVLLDTFADQMNIVNIEANGKKQSALFRAGHEEETLAW
- a CDS encoding IS630 family transposase, which encodes MRRLFLEAIQEEDVRRFVFVDETSTNLTYCRRYGRAPAGQRLDQAVPLHGGPNVTLIAALTPDGLGALLSVNGAVNGDVFAAYLDQVLGPNLRPGDVVVLDNLSVHKVEGLDEIVKKYGARLRYLPPYSPDFNPIELAFSKLKTWLRTAKARTRDLLEEAIRTAADWITEQDAKNWFDHCGYHVQ